TCTTCTTTGTCTGTCTCTGTTCGCTGACGGAGTGTTGGTCATCGCCGTTCATCTTTCATCACTCCAGTTAACCTCGGGTAGGCATTCGATGCAAATGGAACTTCACACGGTGATATTAGTTCTGAATTCTGAGCTGCAACTCTTGCTGAacgttaaaatttaaatatctgTTACGTTAATTCTCGTTCTTTTTCCCAGTTATTTAAATAGGAATTTCCGATTTTGAATTTTAGTGTAGCAATGAACAGGAAAATCGTGAATTGACTTGACAAGTTAGACCCTCGAGTTTGACGAGCATATTTCCTATTCAATTTATGTTAATTTCATTTCAACTAAGACAGCATAAAAATAGTGTGGTTGACTAATGGAATAAGAAAAACATAGAATAGCTTAGGAGAAAAGATGAAGGAGGAGAGATTGCTTGCATGTGTTAATTGAGGTTAAAGAGTATTTCACGTTGGTTAGGCTGCCTTTTTATTATGATTTAATATCAACTTCATCATCAAATCATATTTGATTAGTGTAGATCTCTGAAAGGAATTCAAATCTAGTTgccttttaattttattcaagtaatttatttttaattaaggTGTTGAATTTCAATAATTCTTAACTTAATTGAATTCCAATGTGCTTTTCCCCTTCTTTTGGTTTAAGCTTCTCTCTATTCAATTCACTAGAGAGAACCAAATGGCGTTGGAAATAAACCTCGGAAAACTTGCATTCGACATAGACTTTCATCCCTCCGATAATCTTGTTGCTGCCGGACTCATCACTGGTCACCTTCACTTGTTAGTTATTTAGCTGGcttctttctttacttttgttttgattcttttctgcaatttttttttcaattttcgtGTTTAATAACTATATTGGAATTGTTATGTGATTCTAGATATCGTTTCAGTGTTGACAGCGAGCCTGTGAGGTATAAATTATGAAAGTTATTTGCTTTTCAATAATTTTGTTTGTTGAATACATGGACAAAAATTGGttttttactttatttgattatttgGTTGGTTTGGGCTTGTTTGTTTTGAGTTAAGGCTGTTGGAAGTTAATGCTCACTCTGAGTCCTGTAGAGCTGCTAGATTCATCAATGGTGGACGTGGTAATGCTCATTCTATTGTTGCTTGTTCTATATTGCATATTAAGTTGGCTTAAACTGATTGAAAATGGTTGACGTGATTTGTGTTTTAGCGGTTTTGACGGGTTCGCCAGATTGTTCCATACTGGCTACTGATGTGGAAACTGGAGCTACAATTGCCCGGCTTGATAATGCCCATGAGTGAGTGAATTTAATTCCAATTAagatatttttatgttatgcTTGCTTATTATGCATATGCTTaactttgaaaattttatttgtgttATGCAGAGCTGCTGTTAACAGGTTGATAAACTTGACTGAGTCAACTGTTGCCTCAGGAGATGATGATGGCTGCATTAAGGTAattgttttgggtcattttacATTTTGAGCATGTGTTAATATTCATGCAGTATCCAGTATGTTTTATGATATTAGAAGACTAATAACTGATAAGTGATAATTTAGTCACTATTCACTAATATTCAAAAAATTACTGATCTTAATCAATTATTATCTACTATGAAGATCCTATGGTCTTTGCAAGGATAGAGAATATGGTGTCCTACCATTCCACTTTCTCATTGTAGAGTAAATATTTGGTTTGGAAATTGTACTTATTTTTTAATGCAAATGTATTGGACTTTTGGAGTTGAAAGGATGAGTGCTTTCTCAATGCTTTTTATTTGGGTTATCCTCATTGTAGGTATGGGATACCAGGGAGCGTTCTTGTTGCAATACATTTGACGTCCATGAAGATTACATTTCAGACATGACTTTTGCATCTGATGCGATGAAACTATTAGCCACAAGGTAGTGAATTCAGTAGATTTATTCAAAGGCCCTATGTGagatatacacacacacacactttTCACTGGCATCTAAATGCTATCTAAAATCTTTTTGCCTTTAAATTTATTTCATTGTTAAGTGGAGATGGGACTCTATCTGTTTGCAATCTACGGAGAAATAAAGTAAGTTGTATGTTATTgctttgtttttcctttttcaaattaaatgcTTATTGTTTGTTGCGTTTGAATTTTATCATCGCTTCCTGCTTTTGGATAGGTCCAAGTTCAGTCTGAATTTTCTGAAGATGAGCTATTGTCAGTTGTTATAATGAAGGTATCCTCGTCATAGTTACTATTTGATGTATCTTCTGGGTTTTAACACTTATTTATTCATTCTTGTTGATGAGTTTAAAAACTTATCTAATGTTAATATTAGAATGTAATTTAGGTGTCCTCTTATTAGACTGGACCTGCTTATTTTTAAACATTCTTAGTTATTATCATGTGTGCATTTGGCATACTTCCTGATGGAACAATACAGATGAGGCTAATTAATATTCCCTCAATATCAttgtataatatatattgatgaaATTGCAGCCATAGTATTATGGGAGAGACTTAATCCTATGTTGATTTTACCGTTGAAAACTTCCATCTTAAGTAGCTCCAAAATGGCCAAAAAGTGGCCTGGTTGTTTTGAAGAGCTATTTTAATTGACGGAACTATAAAACATGGATGGGAAAGGAAATAGATACTTTTTTCCCATATTTTAGAAAACGtttctaaaaattatttaacaatatAAAAGAAATTTGAGGAATTACTTGTATAGAGAAAATTGTTTTTATATTGTTGATGTTTAATTCTCTTGTGATCAGAATGGTAGGAAAGTTGTCTGTGGATCACAGACTGGAGTCCTGCTCTTGTATTCATGGGGATGCTTCAAGGATTGCAGGTATTGGAATTTAGAATAAAGAAAATCACAACCGGTTATGTTAGGAAAATTGTTTATGACAGATATTAATTAATTGGTTATTATATTTCTCATGACTTTTAGATTCTTTCTCTTATTGATGCTCTTGCTTAATGGCTCCAATTCACAGTGACCGATTTGTTGATCTATCACCAAACTCTATTGATACTATGTTGAAGGTAAGTAGATTTGGACTATTTCAGCATCACTTTCTACCATGTTGACCTCGTGTAATAAAGTTTTGAATAATTCCTTTATAATCTCAGCTTGATGAAGATAGGATTATTACTGGATCAGAGAATGGGATTATCAAGTGAGACTTTACaatatgaaaattatatttcaatttcttgtttctTTAGTACTCCATTCCAACTATATATATGTTCTTTGTTCAGCCTGGTTGGGATATTACCTAACAGAATCCTCCAGCCGATTGCAGAGCACTCAGAATATCCTGTCGAGTGTCTAGGTAATATGTGGTCTCTTTCTCTTCTGTCACCATTTCAGCATGCTTACTATTTTTTGCCCTTTTTTCTGTCTTTCTTTTCATGCCCCTAGCTGCAAGTCTGATCCATTGTGTTGTTTCTGCTTTTACCCTCATTTTCCCTGCAGCATTCTCTCATGATAGAAAATTTCTTGGCAGTATTGCTCATGATCAAATGTTAAAGGTACTTAATTTCCTTAATTCTTTCCCCTCCAATATTAATAGTAATTTCTTGCTCGACTTTAATTGTTTGCTCATTCACGCTAGCCACTAAGAATGTCTGGTTAAGTTagaattttagtatatttaagGAATTTCCACTTCAGTCCTCATCATGAATAGGCAAATATTTGGTAACATTTACTTCAATTCGGAAAAATATGTTCCATTCAGAAGCAGACAAATGATGAGATCTTTTTTCAGCTTAAGGAGTAAGGCAAAGAAATTTATGCCTACAATGACATGGTAGATAGCTTAAGAGTAATGCTACGtgtacaccaaaatcagccATCAAAGTTGGTCACCAgtataaaatacacattaaaaataaattaaatcacatatatatttatacacaaatatattggtggctgattttagtgtacgaATAGCATTTTTGATAGCTTAATGACCTTTTGGTTTGAGTGTGGAGCTATCTAGCTGCAAACATTGTCAGCAGATTCCTCCTTAATTGGTCTTCTAGTCCTTCATCATAATAGTGTGAAAACTAGTTGTGTATACGTGTATGTTCTGCTGTTTGTATAGAGTATACAGATGAGTTTAGCATCTTAACTTTCATAAATTTCTTTACCGCAGCTATGGGACTTGGATAATATTTTACAAGGTTCAGGAAATTTGCAAAGAAACCGTGATGGAGCTAGAGacagtgatgatgatgatgatgatgagatggatgttgatacTGATTCTTCCAAGTTTAACAAGggtatattttaataaattcaaATGATATGAAAATTTTCTATATTATACATCATATACTTCATTTTATGTTGCTACCATTGCAGGGACCAAGACCAAGAGGAAGCTTGGTAATAATGAACATGCCTTAGGCAGTTCAAACGATTTCTTTGCAGATTTATAGGAAATTATTCATTATTCAAATGTGAGAACTTGCATAATCTTGTTTAATGAAAATGGCTTTCTTGGGTGCATTTTGCATcgttataattttgtttttattttttctttattacaTTGTATCATTGTTAATTTAACAAGCAGTGAATGGTGTTATATGAGTTATTCTTCGGTATTGTGTTAATTTTTCCTCAACATTTTAATAAGTTTTTTGTCAAAGCTTGGATACTCTTCGAATTATGGTCTTAACTAAATTTAGAGCAAGTTCAGTATGAAAAATTCATTTTGAGCCAAGTAATCTTTCAATTGGAGGGTTTTTTTTTGTGTGactaaataaactaaaaaaaaaaaaacaaaataaaggaactACTTAAATAGAGGAACAGTCACAtttaagactactcttaaactcCTCCCAAAGTGAAGGAAGTTTCACATGAAAAGTTGTAATTTCATCGCCATCTTTGCCATAATATTTGTTATCGTGTTTGCATTTCTCATAATCAAATGACAGTCAATATGTTAATTTCAATGTATGATATCTTTTATTTTGAGTACCAATGGATCAATAAATCCAAAATTGTCTTAAGTAACAAGATTAAATGCTTCTACACAATCCGTCTTACAAATAACATTTCGTTGACCTACATCTCAAGTTAAGAGATATTTTCTTcaaatagcaaacaattctCCTTGAAGAATACTATTATTCTCCATCATTCCCAAACATCCTCTTTGCCAACTTCCATTACAATCTTTAAtaacacaagcaaaaccaacactatcacccgaaccaaaataactagcatcacaattaatcttaaaagtacCAATGGATGAGAGATTCCAAAAACCATTTAGAGTAGAGGGAAGGGATATACGttgtaattcaaaaatattcctaagttctTTTTCCGAAGTTAATGCCAGACAAATCACTTTTTTCGGAGGCCAAGTTTCATAAGGATTAAAGATATTATTCTTTACTCGTCATATCCACCAAAGTTCTAAAAAGAACTTGAACGGATGTTCTCTGCTATGATACAAAAACTAGTTCTTCAAATCCAAAGaatgacaagaaatatccaACCTATGCCAGACATGAAAGAATGGTAAACGATTTTTTACTGTCTAAAATATTAGATATTCGAACCGCCCTGTCTGTCAGATGCGATGCTTTTTAGCCAGTTGACATAACCCAAAACGATGTTtgtaattatgaaaaattaattatttagatCTTCTCCTCCGGATAAGTGCACTTTatgaattttcaatttttatttgcCTATAAATATGATAAAATTTGTAAGAAAAcatctattaatatataataatttactAGTAAATGTTTCATTAAACCACAAGTGTCTCATAAGCTAATGGGAAGAAATGGATTTTCTCTAATAAAAGAGAGAGTAATGAAGGGTGAGATTAAACACTGGATaccattcaatttttttttttaactggagaggatccactcccCTAATTGGAGCGTGATTCCTCAATTTTGAATTGGTATTTGGCTCGATCCTTCTTACTCGCTCACTCTCGATTTCTTCAAACTTCGACTTTGTGTGCTCAAATTTTAATGTTGGAGGCAAAACGTGTTTTGTATGGAACTATGGATGCCTTTCTGAGATAAGCATTTTGCGCCTTCAGCAGTTTCACAAGAGAAAATGAGACAACATGTTTAAAAGTGTCTTATGTTGCTTCTAAGGTAGCCAGACTGCTTTTGAGGTGGTTTATTCATTCAAGCTTAGCTTTTAAAAGTTGTATACTTTAGTATTTAGATTTTAATCATTTTATCAAGTTCAGAAGCAATCGAATTTGCTTATATTACTTAAAGAAAAATTCCTTGGTACATTTCACACTTGAATAAATATCAGATGACacattaattatattattaaatttgcgTTTGTTAATCATTAAAATCCATTATGAAATATCATGGAGCGAACTACATCGTACTAAATGTAAGGTCTACTAATAGACGAATTTTCCCTATTTTCATCAGGGTTGTTATCGTTCGGCTCAGAAAATTCCAAAGTAAGTTTTGGTCCATCCTCATCCTTCTCACTCCCTGAATTAGATAAGTGGTCATTAGCCACTGGTGGAGCACCCTTCTTCTTAGGTGCTGGTGGTTTGCAGGGGAGagtatgaacatgtgcctgtgGGAACAATCAAATgtggattattattattattagagaaTAAGTATTCTTTCGGTCTCTATGATAgggtaaaataatattattcttaatatatattttttatttaaaatcatccttaaaGTTACAACTATCTTTAAAATGATCATTTTATTAAATCACCTTATCCCTTCCATTATGAAATCACCTTTATCCTCTATCAATCCACCCTCTCTACCAATGACCACAAATCTCCAGAGAGAAGGAGAAGTTTGAAGAGAGGAAGCCATAGGGAGGAAAGTCAGGTCGTAACCGAGTTTGTAACACTCTAATATTTAAATCTTTATACTCGAGTCATAAGTTAATGATAATAAGGTGGTACAACTCTTAAGGTGAATTTATAGTATGTTacctaaattatttttttatcaataatagaTGTAAGTTTatttg
This sequence is a window from Arachis stenosperma cultivar V10309 chromosome 10, arast.V10309.gnm1.PFL2, whole genome shotgun sequence. Protein-coding genes within it:
- the LOC130954611 gene encoding WD repeat-containing protein 55, whose amino-acid sequence is MALEINLGKLAFDIDFHPSDNLVAAGLITGHLHLYRFSVDSEPVRLLEVNAHSESCRAARFINGGRAVLTGSPDCSILATDVETGATIARLDNAHEAAVNRLINLTESTVASGDDDGCIKVWDTRERSCCNTFDVHEDYISDMTFASDAMKLLATSGDGTLSVCNLRRNKVQVQSEFSEDELLSVVIMKNGRKVVCGSQTGVLLLYSWGCFKDCSDRFVDLSPNSIDTMLKLDEDRIITGSENGIINLVGILPNRILQPIAEHSEYPVECLAFSHDRKFLGSIAHDQMLKLWDLDNILQGSGNLQRNRDGARDSDDDDDDEMDVDTDSSKFNKGTKTKRKLGNNEHALGSSNDFFADL